Genomic segment of Rhodocaloribacter litoris:
TGTCGGCGGCCAGCACCGATTCCAGATAACCGCCCAGCAGCGCGACCGTATCCGTCCACACGGTCAGCACCGGAAACATGAGCACGCAGGCCAGCACGCGCGTGATGACCAGGTAGTGAAACGGCTTCAGGGCCGCCACCTCCAGGGCATCGATCTGTTCGGTAACGCGCATCGAGCCGATCTCGGCGCCGATGCCCGCGCCGAGGCGCCCGGCCAGCACGAGCGAGGTGATCACCGGACCGATCTCTTTGACCACCGAGAGCGCCAGCATGCTCGGCAGCATGGCTTCGGCCCCGAAGCGGGCCATCGTACCCCGGCTCTGCATCGAGAGCACGATGCCGATGGCCAGCCCCGTCACCGCCGTCAGCAAGAAGCTCTTCGTCCCCACCTCGTCCATCTGGTTGAGCAACTCGCGCCATTCGTAGGGCGGGCGCCAGAAGCGCTTGAAAAACTCGACCGTGAAGAGCACCAGCGCACCCGCTCGCTCGGCAAATTCGGTGAGCAGCCCGTTCTCGGCGGAGGCAAGGTCTCGCAAAGCCATAGGCCCGAACGCAGATGGATGAATTTTTCCCGATCCCACAGGCCCCGGAAAAAGAGACGGAACGCCGGCCGCCCCCCTTCGATTGAAGGGTTTCCGCGTCCACGAGGCTCGCATGAGACGCAACCCTTTTCCCTCCTGCTAAAATAGCACCCGCTTCCTTGCAATCAAACCCCGGGGCCGGTGCGCCCCGGCCGTGGCCTCCATGCTGCTGACCCTGCTTACCCTCCTGGGCGGCCTGATCCTGCTCGTGCTCGGTGCCGAAGGGCTGGTGCGCGGCAGCGTCGGCCTGGCGCTGCGCCTGGGGCTTTCCGCCCTGGTCATCGGCCTGACGGTGGTGGCTTTCGGGACCAGCAGCCCGGAACTCGTCGTCAGCGTGCGGGCCGCCATGGCGGGCGAAAGCGCCCTGGCCCTGGGCAACATCGTCGGTTCCAACATTGCCAACATCGCCCTGATCCTGGGGCTCTCGGCCCTCATTCGCCCGATCCAGGTTCAGCTGCAGGTGATCCGGCGCGAGATCCCCGTCATGATCGCCGTGACGCTGCTGCTGGGCGCCCTCCTGCTCGACGGGGTCATCGGGCGGCTCGACGGCCTGGTGCTGGTGCTGGGCATCGTCGCCTACACCGGCGTGGCCTACCGGCTGGCCCGGCGTGAAGCAGCCGCAACGGCCTTCGACGAGGCCATCGCGCCGGCGGCCCGGCCTCTCTGGGCGAGCGTGACGCTGGTCCTGGCCGGACTGGGCGGCCTGCTCCTCGGGGCGCAGCTCCTCGTCCGGGGCGCCGTCACGCTTGCCGAGGCCCTGGGCATCAGCCGGGCCGTCATCGGGCTGACGGTGGTGGCCGTCGGCACGAGCCTGCCGGAGCTGGCCACCTCGGTCGTAGCCGCCTTCAAAAGAGAAGGAGACGTGTCGATCGGCAACGTCGTCGGGTCGAACATCTTCAACATCCTGTGCATCCTCGGCGTGGCGGCGCTCGTCCACCCCGTCGAGGCCGGTGCGTTGCGTACGACCGACTTCCTCGTGATGCTGGCGCTCAGCGTGCTCGTGCTCCCGCTGATGCATACCGGCTTCCGCCTCAACCGCTGGGAAGGCGCGCTCCTGCTCGCCGGCTACGTCGCCTATCTGACCACGATGTGGCCCTGACCCGCCGGGGGACAAAAAATTTTTTCGCGCCCCGGCGCGGCGGGAACCCGTTCATTTTTCGCGGGTTGCCCGGACACTTTTCTCTTTTCTCCCCTCCCCTTCACCCTCATCTCGAACGCAGCCATGTACGAACAAGAAGAACGCACCGGCGGAAACGAGTTCTGGG
This window contains:
- a CDS encoding MlaE family ABC transporter permease, which gives rise to MALRDLASAENGLLTEFAERAGALVLFTVEFFKRFWRPPYEWRELLNQMDEVGTKSFLLTAVTGLAIGIVLSMQSRGTMARFGAEAMLPSMLALSVVKEIGPVITSLVLAGRLGAGIGAEIGSMRVTEQIDALEVAALKPFHYLVITRVLACVLMFPVLTVWTDTVALLGGYLESVLAADMDYRIFFNTAFSALRFSDLVVDTLKTSVFGFIVGIVSCFLGYHVRGGTREVGQATMQAVVASSLLIFLADVVIVRISITLFGTV
- a CDS encoding calcium/sodium antiporter — encoded protein: MLLTLLTLLGGLILLVLGAEGLVRGSVGLALRLGLSALVIGLTVVAFGTSSPELVVSVRAAMAGESALALGNIVGSNIANIALILGLSALIRPIQVQLQVIRREIPVMIAVTLLLGALLLDGVIGRLDGLVLVLGIVAYTGVAYRLARREAAATAFDEAIAPAARPLWASVTLVLAGLGGLLLGAQLLVRGAVTLAEALGISRAVIGLTVVAVGTSLPELATSVVAAFKREGDVSIGNVVGSNIFNILCILGVAALVHPVEAGALRTTDFLVMLALSVLVLPLMHTGFRLNRWEGALLLAGYVAYLTTMWP